The DNA region atccatctctgGAACCCATCCTCTTTCCATTATCTCTACCATTCTCCCTGATCTATGTTACAATCATTCCTTCCTCTGGATGCTCATCTGCTAAATGGTCTCCCCGTTGCCAGTCTTGACTCCCTGTAAGTCAGACTTCACACtacagccagagtgatcttttcaGAACTCAAATCTGGCTTTGTCTCACATAGATACAAGTGCACATCCCTGCTGCAAACCTTTTCATAGCTTCCCACTGTCTCCAGTATAAAGATCAAAGTCCATATCATGGCCTACAAGGCCCAGCATGGTCTGgccctttcccactctctctgggTTCAAGCCACACTGACCTGCCTTCATTTCTTGAATTCTCCCGACTTCCTTACAATACAAAAATTGCACATTGCTGTTTCTCATACACTGAGTATTCTTCCCATCCattccccatccccactcatctGCTTAATTCCTGCTTGTTTAGCTCTCACCTCAGTCATCACTTCCTTGGGAGGCCTTCCAGTCGTTCCAGTTGGATCCATATACTTGGCTTTCCTATACTTGTTCTCTTGTGTAGCTCTTATCACAgttgtaattttacatttatttgtgtaattatttttgaatgtCCTCTAAGCTCCATGAGTGTACGGACTGTATCCATTTTGCTCACCACTGTACCTTTAGAGACTAGATTGTGCCCGGTGCTCAGTAGGTATAGgtataggtgctcagtaaatattgtcGAATAACAGATCACCAAGTTCTGACCAGTGAGGTTCCCACAGCACCTTTTCAGCCTTTAGATGATACTCTTAAAAttgaggggtggggagtagggggaGACAGGATCTGTTTGTCATTTCATAAGGATCATTTATGAGTTTGAATCACATTTTAGGTTGGAAAATACCTATACTGCTTACTAGATCTTTCTCTAATTTGCTTTCAAGAGTGATTCTTTTCAGCATTGACTGGCAAAAGTGGTAAAGTGTTGGATCCAGAAAAGTATATGGGAACTGTTTTTTTACAGATGTTCATAAGGTCCCCAGATTAGATGGGATGTCAAAAACTCCTGCAGGGAAAAACAGAGAATATGTTCCTGTTAAAGAGAATTTTGAATTAGAGGTACTTCAGGCACAATACAAAGAACTTAAAGAAAAGGTAAGTGACTTGTGGTTTTATAGCTAATGTATGCACTTATGCATGTGTTATAAAGCACCACAGAATAAACTatataaaagggtttttttttaatgtttatctatttttgagagaaagagagtgagcaggggaggggcagagagagagagggggagacacagaatttgaagcaggctccaggctctgagctgtcagcacagagcatgacacagggcttgaacccatgaacctgtgagatcatgacctgagccaaagtcagatgcttaaccaactgagccacccaggtacccctaaaatatataaaagttttaaaacaagagtccaggggcacctgggtggctcaagtcagttaagcgactgactcttgttttcagctcaggtcatgatctcatggttcatgggtttgagccccacatcgggctcttcgcATGAaaagtgaggagcctgcttgggatgctctctctccctccctttctgcccctcctctgcttgctctccctctctcaaataaacttaaaaaataaagtaaaacaggaGTCCAGATTCATCCCCATGAAATGAGGGAAGGCTGgggaaagaaagccagaaaatttAAACTGGAAGAAACCAGATCCTAGTTCCTAACAACTAGGCAACAAAGGAAACTGTACTTCACATCCAAAAAGTGATACAAACTTTCTGTCACAGCACTGAGACAAATTTATAGCATATGTCTTTTATAAGGAACACAACATCATAATGGCTACTGTATTTGTTAGCAGTTTTACAAAAAAGGAGACATCCTTTATGTGACCATCTGTAGGTCCCTAGGAAAACTAGAAACATAGTATGAAACTTGAGATCTGTGAAGTGTGTGACCCAGATTGTTTAATACTTACTAGAACCTACAGAATCTGCATGTGTGAATGACAGTGTCTCCTTAAGCTTTCTGAATGTCACCTGTCCCACAAATGGGCCTAGCAGACCATACCTAGTTGGTATGGATATACTTTGAGAACTCATTGGTCTGTAGAACATAGTTTacatgtgctttctctgtctccctagctATATGTTGAAACAAGtacatataggggcgcctgggtggctcagtcggttaagtgtccgacttcagctcaggtcgtgatcttgcggtccgtgagttcgagccccgcgtcgggctctgtgctgacagctcagagcctggagcctgtttcagattctgtgtctccctctctctctgaccctcccccattcatgctctgtctcaaaaataaataaacattaaaaaaaattaaaaaaaaaaataaacaagtacataTATAACTTTCCCTTATAAGCTTTTCGCAAGATTGATTTTGGATTTACAGATGAAAGCAATGGAAGAAGAAGTTCtcattaaaaatggagaaataaaaattttgcgGGACTCACTGCATCAGACAGAATCCATTCTAGAGGAACAGAGAAGATCACATTTCCTCCTTGAACAAGAGAAAACTCAAGTGCTCAGtgacaaagaaaaggaattttcaaaAAAGGTGACCcagaactgctttttttttcccttttttttttttccccttgttctaGACACAAGCTTTGCCTGCTCACTGAGTTCTTTTAGAAGCAATAATGACCAAAGAGCCTGTAAATCTTCCAGGGAGatttcaacagttttttttttttttttgtcttaaataatttctaatatcAGTTAATTGCATATACTTTTTTTCCAGGCTCTGCATGAGGTTTGTAAAATGACTTAGTTGAAACTGCTTTGCTGTGGTAGTTGTGGTAGGTGGTCTTGGCAGGAATAAATCAATAGCTTAGACTTTCCAGAAATAGACTTAAGTAAGAGCTTTTTGGCAGATCAGAAACTCAGTTGACCTAGCTTAGGCCAAAAGGAAATGTATTGACTTCTATAACTAAGTCTGGGAAAAAACAGGTGTGCTGGGGCCTTGAATGACTGGAGCCTTGCCAGGATTCATCTTTACTCCCTAGTCTACAGACAGACTCCATTCTTATGGTAAAGGATGTGTTCTCCAGAAGCTCCTGGGCTCCTATTTCATAGCTCCAGAGCAGACTGAAAACTTGGGCTCCTTCATCTCAAGGCTCTAATTGTTCTAACCTGGGTCAGGTGCCTGTCCCTGACCCAGTCACTGTAACCACAGAGATGACAGCTCCCATTTAAATCACATAGAGgtagggaggggcacctgggtggctcaatcggttgggcatccgacttcggctcgggtcatgatctcacggttcgtgagttcgagccccactttgggctctgtgctgacagctcagagcctggatcctgcttcggattctgtatctccctctctctcagcccttcccccattcacgctctgtctctctgtgtctctcgaaaatgaataaacgttaaaaaaatttttttaaatcacattgaGGCAGGGACATGATTGTTTCTCAAGGGAGGGAGTTGCTGTTTGGGGAAGAAATTAATAGGTGTCCATACATACTGCCACTTTCCTTCAGCACTTCCCAAGGCTTCAGTCTCAAGGAATGGATCTTATTCTGCCATCCATTAGCAAATTAGCAAACTCTAAAGAAGCACTAACCTGTGCCCAGCACTAACAGCAGTAGTTTTCCTTCCGCATCCATGATGAAGAGCAAGGGAATTGTAATCAGACAAACtagagtttgaatcctggctttatCACATATGATAAATGGCGACCTCAGGGTAGTGACTTCAGCTCTGTGATTCATTTCTATTATCTGTCCCAGGAAATAACTAGAAGGGTTGCTGTGAGACTTAAACAGCCCCACACTTACGGTGACTGGTGCTGTGACTGGTGCCATACAGGCACAGAGTGTGCTCAGGGAATAATAGCAGTTACTGCTGGCCATGGGCTGGAGCAGGTCTCCCCGTGCTGCGTGGCGTGTTGGTAAAATTTCAAGAAGACCTGGAATTGTGCACCATTATGTCCATTAAAAGGTTAACATGTTACTGTGCGATAAGGCACCTCACCAAGCCCTAGGCTGGGCATTTCACATTCATCCTTCCTATTTAATCCCCCCTAACCACAAAGACAGGGGTTTGTGTTACAGATAAGTCAAAGTTTAAAGAGGCCGAGTAAATGGTATTTGAACCTTCACAAACTACCTTGCAACAGTTCAGGTCAAAATGTCTTTCTAGAATACCATGCTGTCtttgaggaggaaggggaaagctTGATATCATAGGGCATCTATGTCACAGCACACTTTTATACTTATTTCtcattgtttgttttcctttatgagCTTGAGACTTTGAAGCCCAGAGATATTTTTGCACGTATGATGGGTTACCATGAGTATGTTGCTTTTGCCTTCCAGCTCCAATCATTGCAGTCCGAACTCCAATTTAAAGATGCTGAGATGAATGAATTAAGGACAAAGCTTCAAAGCAGTGAACGAGCAAATAAATTGGCTGCTCCCTCCATTCTCCATGCCAGGTAATGATGATGCTGGAAGGAGAGTTGTTTTGCATGGTTTATTAGAAAGTCTGAGTAACAACGTCAGGTTAGTCTTGAATGAAGGCTGTTTAAACTTTGCCATTTGGACATAGATCCTCTTTCCTGAAGGCCTCAAAGGTGGTTTAGATGAGGCTTGAATGGTTTGGTGCATCACCGCATAAAGGCCTCACACTCTAGAAGGGCTTCCTCTATAGGACTTTATACTCAGGACTAAAAAAGGGCTGGAAAGATGCTCTCTAAACTTTTGGGGTGACCCAGtcttcatttttatgtaatgtGTTTCAAATAATCAGTTTTGCCCCAAGTATGAGCGTATTTCAGTCCCAACTACttggaatattttttctcatttactgtCTTGGGACCTTTGTCTAATAGCCCCTGCCTTTGCTGTAGATGTGATCAGCTTGTTAATGGTCCTGTCCTGCGCCTTGCCTGCCAGAGAAGTCTGGCACACCGTTGATATCAGCCTTGAATTGTGAACAGTGTGGGTCAGCGTGTCTTTTTCTGAATATTGAACATTCTGCTGCCTTTGCTCATAATGGGCAGGGTGTGAAATTAAACTCTTTTTGCCTAGCTTAGTCCAAATAAGACAGGAGAGCAGAGGGGTCCATCCCCACCTCATCACACGTCTCTGACAGAAGGCTCTTGGTGTTGTCTGATGCACTCGGGGGGTTAAGACTGCTTCCCTAACACAAAACCCCTGGCACTGAGGAACGGGCTGTTTTCAAGTTGCAAGACACAACAACACGCCTTTTAATAGACCTTCTTTCTACTGAAAATCTTTGAATCCAGCCCCTGGGAACGATTAAATAAGAGGCTGTTCcatattaaaaagattttggTGGAATTGGAAGTTGTAATGGAATTATGGCCAATGTTTTGGGGTGATTATTAGAagaatacagaaatgaaagagtttTTCCACCATCTGGATCAAAATACCTTGAGTTTTACACTGCTATCCTGACTGACAAAGAATGACTAATATATAACAGATAAAAACCTTTGGTCAAAGCACCTAGACATTGGCCATGGGCCGGAGCAGGTTtaccatttaaacatttaaacatgaaAAGTTTAACATTTGTTAGAAGTTTTATAACCAGGTATTTTAAGTGGTTTTAGCAGAATCATTACTTTGCTTTCATAGTTAACTTTTTCCAGTCCTAGGAAAAGCCCTTCTGTGGCTATAAAGCCAGAAGCATGTTCTCCACAATTCGGAAAACCATCTTTCCCTACAAAGGAGTCTTTTAGTGCTAACatgtcccttccccaccccttccagaCAGAGCCAGGATATAAGTCCCTGGTGGGCAGAGAGGGTAAGTCAGTCTGTCTGTCATCTGTTGCCGTGTAACCGATTATTCAAccttgtggcttaaaacaacaataagtACTCCTCCTGGTTCTGTGGGACAACAGTTCTGATAAAGAGGAGATGGTTTGTCTCTGTGGGGACTGGAATCACTGGAGGCTcgtctggggctggaggatctaTTCAGAGTGGCTCCCTCACATGACTGGCAATGGAGTTCTTCTCCACACGTGGGTCTGTCTACAGAGCTACTTGGGTGATGTCATAACCTGGTGGATGGCCTCCTCTAGAGCTAACAAACCAGAGAGAGCGAGGTGGAAGCTATCCCTTTTATGGCCTGGCCTCGGGAGTCCTatagcatcacttctgccacattctgtttGTTAGAAACCATGTTCAACGGGAAGGAAACTAGGCTGCACCTTTTGAAGAGAAGTGTTTGTAGAATTTGCAGGCATATTTTAAAACCTCCCCAGTCACCATCCGTTGATGTGCCAGAAACACAGCTAGTATCAGGTACCTGTGTTCCTTGAGCCTTGAGTTTATACAGCTCAGTCCAGACTGAGGGCATGCTACTGCCTTATAGAGGGACACAGTCTAGCATTGGTAGGTTTTTACTCTGAGAATATGCTGTGTCAGTTTATCTTACCATTCCAATACATCACCTCTCTCCTACCACCATCCACCTGTTCAAGTCGTTGGCCCTCATGCCACCTCTGAGGACCTCAACCACTCACATTTTTGGTACCCGGCAACTACAGGAACAGTATAGGATGGTGTTGTGGGCAGGCACTGGAGCCCACCAGCCTGACAGGAGTCCCGGTCACACTACTTACTGGCTTGTGTGATTGGAGCAAGTCCCTTaacccatgcctcagtttctctatatGTAAAATAGAGGAGATGACACCTCCTCTTAGGGTTGCTTTGAGGAACAGATGAGCTAACATGGGTACGGCTCTTAGAACAGGGtttgtctggcacataataagtgttcGTGGTTACTGCTTTCATGTTATTGCCTCATTTTAAAGTGGAGCaaacaactttcttttcttttcctttccttgtaggAGTTCCTGTTTTTCATGAGGGAGGCAGTGATGCAAGGGTTCTTGAGTTGCTCTGGTTCTTGATTTGATCCAAGGTTGAGGAAGTAGAACAATCtctgttttaaattcattatgGGGTGCCTCGCTGGCCCAGTCcatagagcacgtgactcttgatctcagagttgtgcgttcaagccccatattgggggtagagtttactttaaaaaaaaaaagagagagagaaaatgaaactcGGTACATTCAAGAGTTTTGATATGCCTGTGCTTTTGTGCTCaagttttgattcacattttatttagttgTAGAGAATAAGAGCCACAATCTGGGAGGTGACCCCATTAAGCAAGAAGAGTCGCAGAAAAGACTTGTTGACAGCTGGATGCAGAGATCAAACACTCAAGGTACCAGAAGCCCTGCTCCATGTGCAGGAGGCCTGCACAGCTCTGGGCATCCTCTGCGGTGCTCTGGTAGAATTGCCTCTGAGAAGCAGCACCCCAGGCAGTCCTTCAGAGGGGCCAGGGGAGTAACAGTCTGTGACTTAGCAGAAGACTATAGCAGTTACATCCCAGAGCCCTCAGCACCCACAGGCATCTCAGTGGGGCTTAGTGGCAGCTTAGAGGACAGTTAGCATCCAAGGAATCCTCACTTTTCCTTCTGAAGCCACAGAAAAGGCCTCCCTTGTCAGAACCTTCTAGAATCACCTTGTCTTTTGCAGGTTCCATTTTGATAAACCTTCTCCTGAAGCAGCCTTTGATCCCAGGGTCATCCCTAGGTCTGTGCCACCTCCTGAGCAGTTGTTCTGAGGCTCCTACCAGCACCCTACTGCAGCCACTGGGGTATGGCAGGTAAACCTCAGACTCCTGAAAAGCTGGGAGTTCCCAGGAAACAAGTTCCTTTCTGGTCCTGGCCAGCCTGGGAGGTCTGTGTGCTGGGTGGGGAAACTAGAGAATTCGGTAGACAGGTTGTTTGGGGCCCTTGACCTTGTCTCTGCCTCAcacttgtatgttttcttttgtatttgctgCTAGTACCTTGACTGGGATTTCAAGCCTGAGGACCACAGGTTCTCGCGATGGGTCATTTCCCCATTTGGCCCTGAAAgaagcacagaacctggcacttaCTGGATTGAATCTGGTTGCCAGGGATGAAGGCTCACGTGATGGAGACCaagcagagggaggcagaagggccTTCCCACTCTGCCAGCTTCCTGGGGCCGTGCATCTCCTCCCCCTGGTACAGTTCTTTATTGGCTTACACTGCCAGGCTCTGCACGATCTGGCAGCAGTCAAGAGAAGTGGAGCGCCTGCGGACTCACCGACAAGTTCCTCCTACGTGAGCTCTGGGGGAGAGGCCAGCCTTGAGGACTCACTTTGCAACCTGGAAGGCTTCTCTGTGGCTTCACTTAGTGTTCTTCAGCACCTGGTGTGCCACAGCGGAGCGGTCGTCCACCTATTACTATCAGATGCAGGGGTGGATTCTGCCGCTGGGGAAGGAAACCAGAGTCTGGTTCACAGACAAGATCATGGGGATGTGTCCTCAGTCCCAAGGGGGCTTACCGATGACCAAGGCCAGCATCCACTACTGAAGATGCTTCTTCACCTGTTGACTTTCTCTTCTGCAGCAACAGGTCACCTTCAAACCAGTGTCCTGAGCCAGTGTCTTAAGATTTTGGTGAAATTAGCTGAAAATGCTTCCTTTGATTTCCTGCCCAGGTATAACACTGCATGGCAGTCATGATTCTTTGCAGGTCTCACCTGACCTCTTGAGGTCTATCCTGTGGCCCTTATACTTTGCCCACATCTTAGCTGTACTGCTCAGGGCTAAGCCTTGGTTTTATGTTCTGAGGCTTTGTTCAGGGTGTTCTGAAGTGATGGAAAGTGGGGCCAGGTGTTAGGAGAGCCAAGGAAGTGGTTTACTTGGCTGAATTCTGCCTCTGTACAGCAGGTAAGCAAAAGACACATGTAATGAAAGGCTTTTAAGACATTATGGAAAAGTGTCCTGCCCCCAGGACAAAGACTGAACCCAGAGCCTTGAACCTAGGCCATGGATCAGGTAGGTGAAGACCATGTATCACACCATATTTAAGTTTGGTGGGGTTCCCTAAGGAGGCAGAGGGTGTGGGCAGCCCATAAGCTGACCTTACTGGGAATCTGCTCCTCCTCATTGTGCCCGACTCTGGCACAAGCCATAAGTTACCTGTTCCTCCTAAGGTTTGTTGGAAGTGGTTATATAGTGAACCTAGCTCATGAACACTATTGTCATAAATTCTTAACTTGGGATTCCAGAGCCTCAAGACTGGGAGGAACTGTAAACACCATCCAGCCCATCTCCTCATCCAAAAATCCTGTCTCTTCCCTCAGCATGCCACCAAGAGGCCAGTTCTATTTGGATCAACTTTGCTGGCTGCACTTACCTTAAGCTTTTGTCTCTGAGCTTAGCATACTTGTTTCCCTAAAACACTTCTGGATCCTGGTTTCCTTCTGAAGATATTCCAGCTGGTATGGTCCATCCTAGGGGTGGTCCTCAGAGCCGGGCACAGTACTGCAGTGTACTGTGGGCGACACAATAGGTACAGAATTGTCACGTGTCTGGCATGGACCTACCTCATGGTGGCTGGTTGCTTGtttcatatttgttgaatgaattccaGGAAGCACTTTATTACCAGTTCTCTTGGTAGATACACCATCATTCCCTTTCTGTTGGGCTTGTCCACAAGGACATGAAAAAACAGCTATTTGATGGATGCTTTCCATAGGCCAGACAGATGCCTCTGTTCACCAGCTCATGTGACACCCTCAGAGCCCTGCATCCTCacacctagcatggagcctggctCACTGTAAGCACTCAGTATTTGCTGTACGAATAGAGAGAACATACAGGGCGAGTTTCCAGCTGGTCTCCTTGACTTGCCCTTGATCACGGTCTGGCACCACCTCCCACTCAGTGCTTCAGAATTCCTACATCTTGCAGGAGGATCCCCACTACCACACAGCTTCCTGCTCACCTTGGAGTGAAAGCTAAGGACACATGCCGCCAAAGCTCTAAAGCAATATGTGATGCAGCACAAGCAGCCAGGCAGACAGCAGTCTCAGAAAGGGTACCTTTGCCTACCCGGGCTTGAGGACAAATCATCCCCTCAGACCCACGTCTTCCTACCGTATCTGGTGTAGCCATGGTCCTGGGTCATTTCCAGGGTACTGGGATGGCAGGGACTTTTGAGCAGAGGTCTCATCCCCAGCTTCAAACAGAACAGTAGGACTATTCTCTATTGTGTGTTTGGGGgttctggaaaacaatttttttttctgctatccaaaaataatttagaaaccaCTACATCATATATAAAGATGGATTTTTCTTGCAGATAGTTTCAGGGACTTTAGTGGATTACAGACCATTCTAATGACGAAATTGAGTAACCACCAGGTTAAATCCCAGTTTCCCGCAAATTTCCACACTCTGGTGGCTGAAAACATTGAGCTTACCCACTGTACAGGATTTGCTCTAAAATGATTTCACCCCAAATAACGAGGCCTTGCTTCCTAATGGCATACTGAGAAATACTCTTAGCCCTTGACGGCATGTGCTAAGACACTGCAGATGCATGAAGGGGAACACATGTAGAATTGCCCTCTCCCCATCCACAAGGCTATGTGGGTTGAGCAAATAGCAGTGGTTGTCTTGGGACTTGGTTCCTTAGTTCTCTTTGCCTGTGAGACCTTGGAGAGAGCGTGCCCAGAGCCCAACACCCGTGCACACCCCAAGTGAGCACCTTTTCATAATTGGTAGCAGGGGAGCTGGTATTTGCAAAAACAGTCTGCCAGCAAGCAAGGGGTCTCATAAGATCCAACCATAGCCAAGCCCTCTGGAACCTGGCCAGCCCTCTGGTAGTAGGCTTATAACATTCACACTCGTTAAGACCTCCCTCCCTATTTGGGAA from Panthera leo isolate Ple1 chromosome A2, P.leo_Ple1_pat1.1, whole genome shotgun sequence includes:
- the LOC122214297 gene encoding ATR-interacting protein isoform X5; translation: MAGTSAPGSRRRSGLPAPSSGPPPSTGHPPSKRARGFPAAAAPDPEDPFGAHGDFTADDLEELDTLASQALSQCPAAPRDVSNVHKVPRLDGMSKTPAGKNREYVPVKENFELEVLQAQYKELKEKMKAMEEEVLIKNGEIKILRDSLHQTESILEEQRRSHFLLEQEKTQVLSDKEKEFSKKLQSLQSELQFKDAEMNELRTKLQSSERANKLAAPSILHASPRKSPSVAIKPEACSPQFGKPSFPTKESFSANMSLPHPFQTEPGYKSLVGREVVENKSHNLGGDPIKQEESQKRLVDSWMQRSNTQGSILINLLLKQPLIPGSSLGLCHLLSSCSEAPTSTLLQPLGYGSTLTGISSLRTTGSRDGSFPHLALKEAQNLALTGLNLVARDEGSRDGDQAEGGRRAFPLCQLPGAVHLLPLVQFFIGLHCQALHDLAAVKRSGAPADSPTSSSYVSSGGEASLEDSLCNLEGFSVASLSVLQHLVCHSGAVVHLLLSDAGVDSAAGEGNQSLVHRQDHGDVSSVPRGLTDDQGQHPLLKMLLHLLTFSSAATGHLQTSVLSQCLKILVKLAENASFDFLPRPLCFRFQCVFRVLPQCLSPESPLPSVLLTVELLSLLVDHEKLAPQLCSPSEGCLLLLLYMYITSRPDKVASETQWLQLEQEAVWLLAKLGVQSPASPVTGSVCQCNVEVVRALTVMLHRQWLTVRRAGEPPRTEQQKRTVRCLRDTVLLLHSLSQKDKLFTVHCVEVLHQYDQVMPGVSMLIRGLPDVTDCEAEGARPGRGRD
- the LOC122214297 gene encoding ATR-interacting protein isoform X4 is translated as MAGTSAPGSRRRSGLPAPSSGPPPSTGHPPSKRARGFPAAAAPDPEDPFGAHGDFTADDLEELDTLASQALSQCPAAPRDVSNVHKVPRLDGMSKTPAGKNREYVPVKENFELEVLQAQYKELKEKMKAMEEEVLIKNGEIKILRDSLHQTESILEEQRRSHFLLEQEKTQVLSDKEKEFSKKLQSLQSELQFKDAEMNELRTKLQSSERANKLAAPSILHASPRKSPSVAIKPEACSPQFGKPSFPTKESFSANMSLPHPFQTEPGYKSLVGREVVENKSHNLGGDPIKQEESQKRLVDSWMQRSNTQGSILINLLLKQPLIPGSSLGLCHLLSSCSEAPTSTLLQPLGYGSTLTGISSLRTTGSRDGSFPHLALKEAQNLALTGLNLVARDEGSRDGDQAEGGRRAFPLCQLPGAVHLLPLVQFFIGLHCQALHDLAAVKRSGAPADSPTSSSYVSSGGEASLEDSLCNLEGFSVASLSVLQHLVCHSGAVVHLLLSDAGVDSAAGEGNQSLVHRQDHGDVSSVPRGLTDDQGQHPLLKMLLHLLTFSSAATGHLQTSVLSQCLKILVKLAENASFDFLPRPLCFRFQCVFRVLPQCLSPESPLPSVLLTVELLSLLVDHEKLAPQLCSPSEGCLLLLLYMYITSRPDKVASETQWLQLEQEAVWLLAKLGVQSPASPVTGSVCQCNVEVVRALTVMLHRQWLTVRRAGEPPRTEQQKRTVRCLRDTVLLLHSLSQKDKLFTVHCVEVLHQYDQVMPGVSMLIRGLPDVTDCEVAEGARPGRGRD
- the LOC122214297 gene encoding ATR-interacting protein isoform X1 translates to MAGTSAPGSRRRSGLPAPSSGPPPSTGHPPSKRARGFPAAAAPDPEDPFGAHGDFTADDLEELDTLASQALSQCPAAPRDVSNVHKVPRLDGMSKTPAGKNREYVPVKENFELEVLQAQYKELKEKMKAMEEEVLIKNGEIKILRDSLHQTESILEEQRRSHFLLEQEKTQVLSDKEKEFSKKLQSLQSELQFKDAEMNELRTKLQSSERANKLAAPSILHASPRKSPSVAIKPEACSPQFGKPSFPTKESFSANMSLPHPFQTEPGYKSLVGREVVENKSHNLGGDPIKQEESQKRLVDSWMQRSNTQGSILINLLLKQPLIPGSSLGLCHLLSSCSEAPTSTLLQPLGYGSTLTGISSLRTTGSRDGSFPHLALKEAQNLALTGLNLVARDEGSRDGDQAEGGRRAFPLCQLPGAVHLLPLVQFFIGLHCQALHDLAAVKRSGAPADSPTSSSYVSSGGEASLEDSLCNLEGFSVASLSVLQHLVCHSGAVVHLLLSDAGVDSAAGEGNQSLVHRQDHGDVSSVPRGLTDDQGQHPLLKMLLHLLTFSSAATGHLQTSVLSQCLKILVKLAENASFDFLPRPLCFRFQCVFRVLPQCLSPESPLPSVLLTVELLSLLVDHEKLAPQLCSPSEGCLLLLLYMYITSRPDKVASETQWLQLEQEAVWLLAKLGVQSPASPVTGSVCQCNVEVVRALTVMLHRQWLTVRRAGEPPRTEQQKRTVRCLRDTVLLLHSLSQKDKLFTVHCVEVLHQYDQVMPGVSMLIRGLPDVTDCEEAALDDLCATETDADDPEMDCS
- the LOC122214297 gene encoding ATR-interacting protein isoform X3, with product MAGTSAPGSRRRSGLPAPSSGPPPSTGHPPSKRARGFPAAAAPDPEDPFGAHGDFTADDLEELDTLASQALSQCPAAPRDVSNVHKVPRLDGMSKTPAGKNREYVPVKENFELEVLQAQYKELKEKMKAMEEEVLIKNGEIKILRDSLHQTESILEEQRRSHFLLEQEKTQVLSDKEKEFSKKLQSLQSELQFKDAEMNELRTKLQSSERANKLAAPSILHASPRKSPSVAIKPEACSPQFGKPSFPTKESFSANMSLPHPFQTEPGYKSLVGREVVENKSHNLGGDPIKQEESQKRLVDSWMQRSNTQGSILINLLLKQPLIPGSSLGLCHLLSSCSEAPTSTLLQPLGYGSTLTGISSLRTTGSRDGSFPHLALKEAQNLALTGLNLVARDEGSRDGDQAEGGRRAFPLCQLPGAVHLLPLVQFFIGLHCQALHDLAAVKRSGAPADSPTSSSYVSSGGEASLEDSLCNLEGFSVASLSVLQHLVCHSGAVVHLLLSDAGVDSAAGEGNQSLVHRQDHGDVSSVPRGLTDDQGQHPLLKMLLHLLTFSSAATGHLQTSVLSQCLKILVKLAENASFDFLPRFQCVFRVLPQCLSPESPLPSVLLTVELLSLLVDHEKLAPQLCSPSEGCLLLLLYMYITSRPDKVASETQWLQLEQEAVWLLAKLGVQSPASPVTGSVCQCNVEVVRALTVMLHRQWLTVRRAGEPPRTEQQKRTVRCLRDTVLLLHSLSQKDKLFTVHCVEVLHQYDQVMPGVSMLIRGLPDVTDCEEAALDDLCATETDADDPEMDCS
- the LOC122214297 gene encoding ATR-interacting protein isoform X2 — translated: MAGTSAPGSRRRSGLPAPSSGPPPSTGHPPSKRARGFPAAAAPDPEDPFGAHGDFTADDLEELDTLASQALSQCPAAPRDVSNVHKVPRLDGMSKTPAGKNREYVPVKENFELEVLQAQYKELKEKMKAMEEEVLIKNGEIKILRDSLHQTESILEEQRRSHFLLEQEKTQVLSDKEKEFSKKLQSLQSELQFKDAEMNELRTKLQSSERANKLAAPSILHASPRKSPSVAIKPEACSPQFGKPSFPTKESFSANMSLPHPFQTEPGYKSLVGREVVENKSHNLGGDPIKQEESQKRLVDSWMQRSNTQGSILINLLLKQPLIPGSSLGLCHLLSSCSEAPTSTLLQPLGYGSTLTGISSLRTTGSRDGSFPHLALKEAQNLALTGLNLVARDEGSRDGDQAEGGRRAFPLCQLPGAVHLLPLVQFFIGLHCQALHDLAAVKRSGAPADSPTSSSYVSSGGEASLEDSLCNLEGFSVASLSVLQHLVCHSGAVVHLLLSDAGVDSAAGEGNQSLVHRQDHGDVSSVPRGLTDDQGQHPLLKMLLHLLTFSSAATGHLQTSVLSQCLKILVKLAENASFDFLPRPLCFRFQCVFRVLPQCLSPESPLPSVLLTVELLSLLVDHEKLAPQLCSPSGCLLLLLYMYITSRPDKVASETQWLQLEQEAVWLLAKLGVQSPASPVTGSVCQCNVEVVRALTVMLHRQWLTVRRAGEPPRTEQQKRTVRCLRDTVLLLHSLSQKDKLFTVHCVEVLHQYDQVMPGVSMLIRGLPDVTDCEEAALDDLCATETDADDPEMDCS